A single window of Psychromonas ingrahamii 37 DNA harbors:
- a CDS encoding uroporphyrinogen-III C-methyltransferase, whose amino-acid sequence MTKSNNDNDNEEIIDNEELKSDLSAAESENIPVNKNPKSSKSALVIALLALFLIVTLILSAGYFYKLNKTLTDQQQAKMAQLSSSLSSQEATLNQQNATLESALVQVNQQLRQVKNQNKLYSSDLQSLQRRMAETTVRHPNDWILAEVEYLIRLAGSKIWLESDLATAVALLSAADQRLLVLSDPSLNPLRSALLEDINSLESLPKRDPDGLILALSNLESRADKLLVVGLNLSTPDSKDKSEVSTDIKDWNENLSKSWRSFVESFVVINKRDVKVQALLSSEQKWYLQENLRAELAKAEFAVYREQQDIYDIAMQTASDLLTDYYDLTDNTTNYFFKSIQSLRDKKVSVDYPDQLKSATVLARIMTQRVNKSLANSTEE is encoded by the coding sequence ATGACCAAGAGTAATAATGATAATGATAATGAAGAAATAATCGATAATGAGGAGCTCAAATCTGACCTTTCGGCTGCTGAATCAGAAAATATCCCCGTCAATAAAAACCCTAAAAGCAGCAAATCAGCGCTGGTTATTGCTTTATTAGCCCTGTTTCTGATTGTTACTTTAATTTTATCAGCAGGTTATTTTTATAAACTGAATAAAACGCTAACGGATCAGCAGCAAGCCAAAATGGCTCAGTTGAGTAGCAGTTTATCTTCTCAGGAAGCCACCCTTAATCAACAAAATGCAACGTTAGAGTCGGCATTAGTGCAGGTTAATCAGCAACTTCGACAAGTGAAAAATCAAAATAAGCTTTATAGCAGCGATCTGCAGTCTTTACAGCGCCGCATGGCAGAAACAACAGTGCGTCACCCAAATGATTGGATTCTGGCTGAAGTGGAATACCTAATACGTTTAGCGGGCAGTAAAATTTGGTTAGAAAGTGATCTGGCAACAGCCGTTGCGCTTCTTAGCGCTGCTGATCAGCGTCTGCTGGTATTAAGCGATCCTAGTCTTAATCCATTGCGCTCTGCATTATTAGAAGATATTAACAGTTTAGAATCTTTACCGAAACGCGATCCTGATGGTCTGATTTTAGCGCTTTCTAACCTTGAAAGTAGGGCGGATAAACTGCTGGTGGTGGGGTTAAATTTATCAACACCGGACAGCAAAGATAAAAGTGAAGTTTCAACTGATATTAAAGATTGGAATGAAAACTTATCCAAATCATGGCGCAGTTTTGTTGAGAGTTTTGTGGTTATCAATAAACGTGATGTGAAAGTACAAGCGTTACTCTCTTCGGAGCAAAAGTGGTATTTACAGGAGAATTTACGCGCGGAGCTCGCTAAGGCTGAGTTTGCAGTTTACCGTGAGCAGCAAGATATTTATGACATAGCGATGCAAACTGCGTCTGATTTATTAACTGATTATTATGATTTAACCGATAATACCACCAACTACTTTTTCAAATCTATTCAGAGTTTAAGAGATAAAAAGGTGTCCGTTGATTACCCCGATCAGTTAAAAAGCGCAACTGTACTGGCGCGTATAATGACACAGCGGGTAAACAAATCACTCGCTAATTCGACTGAAGAATAG
- a CDS encoding uroporphyrinogen-III synthase, whose translation MKEARLLVTRFAPHAQRLVNLLNAQGTVAFAQPLLALQKTTEFNHASKVLAKNYDYIIAVSPNAVDYTQKALAGINWPQTEYLAVGLATQAKLKAATTQNVVVPEKCFDSEGLLDLPLLLNLQGKHILILRGVGGRELLCDTLRQRGAIVDYYQPYQRVAIVLCGKALIKEWQQQNINGAIISSIELLERLMSVVPLAAHEWLKELTIYAPSERILDQAKRWGWSNTKVLPGMSDQQVIDYFKH comes from the coding sequence ATGAAAGAAGCGCGCTTATTAGTGACACGTTTTGCACCTCATGCACAACGCTTAGTGAATTTACTCAATGCGCAGGGGACGGTTGCCTTTGCGCAACCCTTATTGGCACTTCAGAAAACAACAGAATTTAACCATGCAAGTAAAGTGTTGGCAAAAAATTATGATTATATTATCGCGGTAAGTCCCAATGCGGTTGACTATACCCAGAAGGCTCTGGCGGGTATCAACTGGCCGCAGACTGAATATTTAGCTGTTGGATTAGCGACTCAGGCTAAGCTAAAAGCAGCAACCACGCAGAATGTCGTTGTGCCTGAAAAATGCTTTGATAGTGAAGGGTTACTTGATTTACCCTTATTACTGAATTTACAGGGTAAGCATATCCTTATTTTACGCGGAGTCGGCGGCCGTGAGTTACTCTGTGACACCTTAAGACAACGCGGGGCAATCGTTGATTATTATCAGCCTTATCAACGTGTTGCTATTGTACTGTGTGGGAAAGCTTTAATAAAAGAATGGCAACAACAAAATATTAATGGTGCTATTATCAGTAGTATTGAATTGCTGGAAAGATTAATGTCTGTTGTGCCGCTTGCCGCGCATGAATGGTTGAAGGAGCTTACTATTTATGCCCCAAGTGAGCGTATACTCGATCAGGCAAAGCGTTGGGGCTGGTCAAATACAAAAGTACTTCCCGGAATGTCTGATCAGCAAGTGATTGATTATTTTAAACATTAG
- the hemC gene encoding hydroxymethylbilane synthase, translated as MTAQKIRIATRHSPLAMWQANFIKSELLKYHPNLIVELLPMKTKGDIILDTPLAKVGGKGLFVKELEVAILEGRADIAVHSIKDVPVDFPEGLGLTTICKREDPHDAFVSNHYKQLDELPEGAIVGTCSLRRQCQILALRPDIIIKNLRGNVNTRLRKLDEGEYDAIILAAAGLMRLEMQHRITSLIAPEVSLPAVGQGAVGIECRLDDEQTITLLKPLEDPETRIRITAERAMNLKLQGGCQVPIGSFAILENEQLFLRGLVGSVDGKQIIRKEITGHQNDAQQLGITLAEQLLACGAEEILAEVYKNQ; from the coding sequence ATGACTGCTCAAAAAATTCGTATTGCGACTCGCCATAGCCCTCTGGCTATGTGGCAAGCTAACTTTATTAAATCAGAACTTTTAAAATATCACCCGAATCTAATCGTTGAACTTTTACCGATGAAAACTAAAGGCGATATAATATTAGATACGCCTTTAGCTAAAGTGGGCGGAAAAGGTCTTTTTGTTAAAGAGTTAGAAGTTGCCATATTAGAAGGGCGAGCAGATATCGCGGTACATTCGATAAAGGATGTGCCTGTTGATTTCCCCGAGGGATTAGGGTTAACAACTATTTGTAAACGAGAAGATCCCCATGATGCTTTTGTGTCCAATCATTATAAACAGTTAGATGAGCTACCAGAAGGTGCAATAGTGGGGACCTGCAGCCTGCGCCGTCAATGTCAGATTCTAGCTTTACGCCCGGACATTATTATTAAAAATCTGCGTGGTAATGTGAATACACGTTTACGTAAGTTAGATGAGGGTGAATACGATGCTATTATTTTAGCCGCAGCGGGTTTAATGCGTTTAGAAATGCAACATAGAATCACCTCTTTGATCGCACCTGAGGTTAGCCTTCCCGCTGTAGGGCAAGGCGCAGTCGGAATTGAATGCCGTTTAGATGACGAGCAGACTATCACCTTATTGAAACCACTTGAAGATCCAGAAACGCGCATAAGAATAACGGCTGAACGAGCAATGAATCTCAAATTGCAGGGCGGTTGTCAGGTGCCTATTGGGAGCTTTGCCATACTTGAAAATGAACAACTATTTTTGCGCGGTTTAGTTGGCAGTGTAGATGGGAAACAGATTATCCGCAAAGAAATAACTGGCCATCAGAATGATGCGCAGCAATTAGGCATTACCCTTGCTGAGCAATTATTAGCCTGCGGCGCAGAAGAAATTCTTGCTGAAGTTTATAAAAACCAATGA
- a CDS encoding DUF3820 family protein — translation MLDDPKVLSEAINQVMPFGKYAGRKLIYLPEPYLVWFNSKGFPEGKLGRQLALIYEIKLNGLEKMLAPLVKAGGFDHKSYR, via the coding sequence TTGTTAGATGATCCCAAAGTGCTCAGTGAAGCAATCAATCAAGTGATGCCCTTTGGTAAATATGCGGGGCGTAAGCTGATTTATCTGCCGGAGCCTTATTTAGTCTGGTTTAATAGCAAAGGTTTTCCTGAAGGAAAACTGGGGCGGCAGTTAGCTTTGATCTATGAAATAAAATTAAACGGGCTGGAAAAAATGTTAGCTCCTTTAGTTAAAGCTGGTGGTTTTGATCATAAAAGCTATCGCTAG
- a CDS encoding O-acetylhomoserine aminocarboxypropyltransferase/cysteine synthase family protein, with protein sequence MKLESLALHCGYESEATTKAAAVPIYLTTSYTFDDTQHGADLFDLKVPGNIYTRIMNPTTDVLEKRIAAMEGGIGALAVASGMSAITYAIQCICEVGTNIVSSSQLYGGTYNLFAHSLPKQGIEARMVNFDDYQGFEDAIDENTRAVFCESIGNPAGNIVDLEKLAEIAHRHGVPLIVDNTVATPVLCRPFEFGADIVVHSLTKYIGGHGTCIGGIIVDSGKFDWVANKKRFAILNEPDPSYHGVVYTEALGAAAYIGRCRVVPLRNTGAAISPMNSFQIMQGLETLCLRMERHCENAEKLAAYLSTHEKVEWVNYAALKSSPYYSICQKICGGKASGILSFGIKGGAVSGGQFIDALEMILRLVNIGDAKSLACHPASTTHRQLNPDELKATGVSEDLVRISVGIENIDDIIADVEQALAKV encoded by the coding sequence ATGAAATTAGAATCTCTCGCGTTACACTGTGGTTATGAGTCTGAAGCCACTACCAAAGCTGCAGCTGTGCCAATTTATCTAACCACTTCCTATACTTTTGATGATACCCAGCACGGTGCAGATCTGTTTGATTTAAAGGTTCCCGGTAATATTTATACGCGTATTATGAATCCTACCACGGATGTACTGGAAAAACGGATCGCAGCGATGGAGGGCGGGATCGGCGCACTGGCCGTGGCATCAGGGATGTCAGCAATCACTTATGCGATACAATGTATATGCGAAGTTGGTACTAACATTGTGAGCAGCAGTCAACTCTATGGCGGCACTTATAACCTCTTCGCCCACTCATTGCCTAAGCAGGGTATCGAAGCCCGAATGGTCAACTTTGATGATTATCAGGGCTTTGAGGATGCAATAGATGAAAATACGCGGGCGGTTTTTTGTGAATCAATTGGTAACCCTGCCGGTAATATTGTTGATCTTGAAAAGTTGGCTGAGATTGCCCATCGTCACGGTGTCCCTCTGATTGTGGATAATACCGTTGCTACACCGGTATTATGTCGTCCCTTTGAGTTTGGTGCTGATATTGTGGTGCATTCACTGACGAAATATATCGGCGGTCACGGTACCTGTATTGGCGGTATTATTGTTGATTCAGGTAAGTTTGACTGGGTCGCAAATAAAAAGCGCTTTGCTATTTTAAATGAACCGGATCCTTCTTATCATGGTGTTGTTTATACCGAAGCATTAGGTGCTGCAGCTTATATTGGACGTTGCCGTGTTGTACCGTTGCGTAATACCGGCGCAGCGATTTCACCAATGAATTCGTTTCAAATTATGCAGGGTTTAGAAACCTTGTGTTTACGCATGGAGCGGCACTGTGAAAATGCTGAGAAATTAGCAGCTTACCTCAGTACACATGAAAAAGTTGAGTGGGTTAACTACGCCGCACTTAAAAGCAGCCCTTATTATTCAATCTGTCAAAAAATATGTGGCGGTAAGGCTTCTGGTATTTTAAGCTTTGGTATTAAAGGCGGCGCAGTATCAGGCGGTCAATTTATTGATGCGCTGGAGATGATTCTACGCTTAGTTAATATAGGTGATGCTAAGTCGTTAGCCTGTCACCCGGCTTCAACAACGCATCGCCAGCTGAATCCCGATGAACTAAAAGCGACGGGTGTCAGTGAAGATTTGGTCCGTATTTCTGTGGGTATTGAAAACATCGATGATATTATTGCCGATGTTGAGCAAGCCTTAGCAAAAGTGTAA
- a CDS encoding GNAT family N-acetyltransferase, protein MPDNIKICKKNQLDLLRAISIETYRDTFSNSNSETLMTHYFQDALNKEKLQAELNHPNSTFYFIYVAKKVAGFLKVNVMSAQTDIKDYHALEIERFYIRKSFLRKGLGKQLMNFTCDLARQENKEFIWLGVWENNIPALHFYKKMGFYKIGTHPFNMAGDIQTDLLLQKDL, encoded by the coding sequence ATGCCAGACAATATTAAAATTTGTAAAAAAAATCAGCTGGATTTATTACGTGCTATCTCAATTGAAACCTATCGGGATACATTTTCAAACAGCAACAGTGAAACATTAATGACACACTATTTTCAGGATGCCTTAAATAAAGAAAAACTGCAGGCAGAACTGAATCATCCCAACAGTACTTTCTATTTTATCTACGTTGCAAAAAAAGTGGCTGGTTTTTTAAAAGTAAATGTCATGAGCGCACAAACAGATATTAAGGATTATCATGCATTAGAGATTGAACGTTTTTATATTCGGAAGTCTTTTTTACGTAAAGGATTAGGTAAACAGTTGATGAATTTTACTTGTGATTTAGCCCGGCAAGAGAATAAAGAGTTTATCTGGTTAGGAGTTTGGGAAAATAACATTCCTGCATTACACTTTTATAAAAAAATGGGATTTTATAAAATAGGCACCCACCCCTTTAATATGGCCGGTGATATTCAAACTGATTTACTACTGCAGAAAGATCTATAG
- a CDS encoding MAPEG family protein translates to MDFTVYDLAFSGLLVVLLTLVGQSFVANISKSRLPNHIPGKIDPSLGHESFAYRANRTMENSLENISVFLGSAFLAILINVDPFWTALTVWVYALARIIHMILYYLIATEKNPSPRSYFYLLGLFANILLLILIFIKLVD, encoded by the coding sequence ATGGATTTTACAGTGTACGATTTAGCATTTAGTGGCTTACTTGTGGTTTTGCTGACCCTAGTGGGGCAGTCTTTTGTCGCAAATATTAGCAAATCGAGATTACCTAATCATATTCCGGGTAAAATAGATCCTTCACTTGGGCATGAGAGCTTTGCCTACCGTGCTAATCGCACTATGGAAAACTCTTTAGAAAATATCAGTGTTTTTCTTGGCAGTGCTTTTTTAGCTATTTTAATCAACGTTGATCCATTTTGGACCGCGCTGACTGTCTGGGTTTATGCCCTCGCACGTATCATACATATGATATTGTACTATCTTATCGCTACGGAAAAAAACCCAAGCCCGCGCTCTTACTTTTACCTGCTTGGGTTATTTGCCAATATCCTATTATTAATACTGATATTTATAAAGTTGGTCGATTAG
- a CDS encoding glycosyltransferase family 9 protein, translating to MTLKHQLRKFDQFRRSKMPNLETAFYHLFSNTANLEKHKLTKDKVKHILLIRNNKRIGNIYFLLPFVRQLRDAYPDAKIDIMLNEPWQSNIFNNLEINHFYYSHFSFQGIFKFLKMMKTLRKITYDMILLPQTSAGDTIITALLDGRNKVSSYHPQRNLICMHAVRIENPREHAALGCLSVLEGLGHTLVEPFLHTLAFTKEELDSGLQVSRNLRNNQARLTIAYFRGARGDKLLSDKTWLTILSKFERATNQQVQWVEILSPDISSPIKTGVKTFQTADLRHLAAVLKHLDAFICCDTGPLHLADAAGASCIGLYSHTNPSSFGVIGENTINVADIENLDAQAIGKKLNLF from the coding sequence ATGACCTTAAAACACCAATTGAGAAAGTTTGATCAATTTCGCCGCAGTAAAATGCCCAACCTTGAAACAGCGTTTTATCACCTTTTCAGTAATACAGCGAATTTAGAAAAGCATAAGCTCACAAAAGATAAAGTAAAACATATTCTCCTGATTCGTAATAATAAGCGTATTGGCAATATCTACTTTTTATTACCTTTTGTCCGCCAGCTTCGTGATGCTTATCCCGATGCAAAAATCGATATAATGCTTAATGAACCATGGCAAAGTAATATTTTTAATAATTTAGAAATCAATCATTTCTATTATTCCCACTTTTCGTTTCAGGGAATTTTTAAATTTTTAAAAATGATGAAAACACTACGGAAAATCACTTACGATATGATTTTGCTTCCTCAGACTTCCGCTGGCGATACTATTATAACGGCACTCTTAGATGGACGAAATAAAGTTTCAAGCTATCATCCCCAGCGTAACTTAATTTGTATGCATGCCGTCCGCATAGAGAACCCGAGAGAGCATGCCGCTCTTGGCTGTTTATCTGTTTTAGAGGGCTTAGGTCATACCCTTGTTGAGCCTTTTTTGCATACTTTAGCCTTTACCAAAGAAGAGCTGGATAGCGGATTGCAAGTCAGTCGGAATTTGCGCAATAATCAGGCGCGTTTAACTATTGCCTATTTTAGAGGTGCGCGCGGGGATAAATTATTATCTGACAAGACCTGGTTAACTATTTTATCAAAATTTGAAAGAGCGACAAATCAACAGGTTCAGTGGGTAGAGATATTAAGTCCGGATATTAGCAGTCCAATAAAAACGGGCGTAAAAACCTTTCAGACTGCCGATCTGCGTCACTTAGCTGCTGTGCTTAAGCATTTAGATGCTTTTATCTGCTGTGACACCGGGCCGCTGCATTTAGCGGACGCGGCAGGAGCAAGCTGTATTGGTTTATACAGCCACACTAATCCAAGTAGTTTTGGGGTCATTGGTGAAAATACGATTAACGTTGCGGATATAGAAAATCTGGATGCACAGGCAATAGGCAAAAAATTAAATCTTTTTTAG
- the dapB gene encoding 4-hydroxy-tetrahydrodipicolinate reductase, with protein MVTVIVNGAKGRMGSEAVNAINNDPALQLVGQCDVGDDLTQLIIASGAQVVVDLTAASAGFNNTKTILNAGARPVVGTSGFQVEQVKELQALAAEKKLGGLIAPNFSVGAVLMMKFAAEAAKYLPDAEIIEAHSTQKEESPSGTGIRTAELIAQARIKNATAFNDTELLEGARGAELHGVKIHSIRLPGVVAQQTVFFGGLSETLKIEHNSLHRESFMPGICLACKQVVKRNELVYGLEHLMD; from the coding sequence ATGGTCACAGTTATCGTAAATGGTGCAAAAGGGCGTATGGGCAGTGAAGCTGTTAATGCGATAAATAACGACCCGGCACTGCAATTGGTTGGGCAGTGTGATGTTGGTGATGACTTAACCCAGCTTATTATTGCGTCTGGTGCACAGGTGGTGGTTGATTTGACTGCGGCTTCTGCTGGTTTTAATAATACCAAAACTATTTTAAATGCAGGTGCTCGGCCTGTTGTTGGTACAAGTGGCTTTCAAGTTGAACAAGTAAAAGAACTGCAGGCATTAGCGGCGGAGAAAAAATTAGGTGGTTTAATTGCGCCTAATTTCTCCGTGGGGGCTGTATTGATGATGAAATTTGCAGCAGAAGCGGCCAAATATCTACCTGATGCTGAAATTATCGAAGCGCACAGTACGCAAAAAGAGGAAAGCCCTTCTGGTACAGGTATCCGCACCGCAGAGTTAATTGCACAAGCGCGCATTAAAAACGCGACGGCTTTTAATGATACAGAGCTACTCGAGGGTGCTCGCGGGGCCGAGTTACATGGTGTGAAAATACATTCTATACGCTTACCCGGGGTGGTCGCACAACAAACGGTTTTCTTTGGCGGTTTAAGTGAAACCTTAAAGATTGAGCATAACTCGTTGCATCGGGAGTCATTTATGCCGGGTATTTGTCTGGCTTGTAAGCAGGTCGTAAAGCGTAATGAATTAGTTTACGGCTTAGAGCATTTGATGGATTAA
- a CDS encoding DUF2956 domain-containing protein: MAKNNPKTISPETQNEAMQFAKKTNKPGQSKEQTRLIALGIQKGIAEYKKNVKSKQREADKASKRRKSQQTPATEEVQSPVVTKSRYNILPWGLLLLSWAAMAAYFITKVN, encoded by the coding sequence ATGGCTAAAAATAATCCGAAAACTATTTCTCCAGAAACACAAAATGAAGCAATGCAGTTTGCCAAAAAGACCAATAAGCCGGGGCAAAGTAAAGAACAAACGCGCTTAATTGCCTTAGGTATTCAAAAAGGTATCGCTGAATATAAAAAAAATGTTAAAAGTAAACAGCGTGAAGCCGATAAAGCCAGTAAAAGAAGGAAAAGTCAGCAAACACCCGCAACAGAAGAAGTACAATCACCCGTTGTCACAAAGTCTCGTTATAATATTTTACCTTGGGGTTTGTTGCTGCTTAGTTGGGCTGCGATGGCGGCCTATTTTATAACAAAGGTTAACTAA
- a CDS encoding DUF1289 domain-containing protein, whose product MKFNPCVDNCTKDGTHCEGCGRSHQEIQSMSAIGVQLLNHLIEYDYDDPEVFVEIVSNKALKRLRKHQQKKCK is encoded by the coding sequence ATGAAGTTTAACCCGTGCGTTGATAATTGCACTAAAGATGGTACGCATTGCGAAGGATGCGGGCGCAGCCATCAGGAAATTCAATCCATGTCTGCGATTGGTGTGCAATTACTTAATCACCTGATTGAATATGATTATGATGATCCGGAGGTATTCGTCGAGATTGTCAGTAATAAAGCATTAAAGCGGCTTCGCAAGCATCAACAAAAAAAGTGTAAATAA
- a CDS encoding HIT family protein, with protein sequence MSIELDQNLQKDCYKLAESEDYLWLLLNNRYFLWMIIVPNTAQTELYRLTEQEQQKLTQQSNMISEFITQNFACDKLNVASIGNIVAQIHLHIIARTTTDLCWPGVVWGTEHKAPYPIDAVLEIQTKLQQFCLDKNITGYHFSAPEIKAVQ encoded by the coding sequence ATGAGTATTGAATTAGACCAAAATCTACAAAAAGACTGTTATAAATTAGCTGAGAGTGAGGATTATTTATGGTTATTACTCAATAACCGCTATTTCCTATGGATGATTATTGTCCCTAATACCGCCCAGACGGAGCTCTACAGGTTAACGGAACAAGAGCAGCAAAAACTGACTCAACAAAGCAATATGATCAGTGAATTTATCACCCAAAACTTTGCTTGTGATAAATTAAATGTGGCCAGTATCGGCAATATAGTCGCGCAAATTCATCTTCATATCATTGCCCGTACCACGACAGATCTATGCTGGCCCGGGGTTGTTTGGGGTACTGAACATAAAGCGCCGTATCCGATTGATGCCGTATTAGAGATTCAGACAAAGCTGCAACAATTTTGTCTGGACAAAAATATCACCGGCTATCACTTTAGCGCGCCGGAGATTAAAGCCGTTCAATAA
- a CDS encoding GTP-binding protein, with protein MKKAIPCHLIAGFLGSGKTTFIKQLLTYKPVGEKWAVLVNESGNNPYSDQYYKTNNIFISEVYGGCLCCSAGMPFRVALNNLIKQVRPDRLFIEPSGAGHLSNIKQLLQGPFYQQVVQVKPIICILSEWQLSDQKYAENKNYQALAAQADKLCIKSHLSNEQAIKMARKYAPPLYFLQGTKTDLDFIERL; from the coding sequence ATGAAAAAAGCGATCCCTTGTCATCTTATTGCGGGTTTTTTAGGCTCGGGTAAAACGACTTTTATCAAACAGTTATTAACTTATAAACCGGTCGGTGAAAAATGGGCGGTATTAGTGAATGAATCGGGCAATAATCCGTATTCCGATCAATATTACAAAACAAATAATATCTTTATTAGCGAGGTTTATGGCGGTTGTTTATGCTGCAGTGCGGGCATGCCTTTTCGGGTGGCGCTTAATAATTTAATCAAACAGGTCAGACCGGACAGGTTGTTTATCGAGCCATCGGGTGCAGGGCATTTGAGTAATATTAAGCAGTTACTTCAGGGGCCGTTTTACCAACAAGTTGTGCAGGTTAAACCCATTATCTGCATTTTATCCGAGTGGCAATTGTCGGATCAAAAATATGCTGAGAATAAAAACTATCAGGCATTGGCAGCTCAAGCCGATAAACTCTGTATTAAAAGCCACTTAAGCAATGAACAGGCAATAAAAATGGCTCGCAAATATGCACCGCCACTCTATTTTTTACAGGGAACAAAAACAGATTTAGATTTTATTGAACGGCTTTAA
- a CDS encoding YicC/YloC family endoribonuclease, with the protein MIYSMTAFARKQFKGDWGTAVWEIRSVNQRYLESYFRLPEQFRGLEVNLKDIFRKRVQRGKIECNLRFEASSSNDNALSMNQELAAQVIQNTQWILDKAGSGTFNAIDVLNWPGVMQTPEQDLDAVTVELMVGFEQTLNEFIDARAAEGTNLAAFIEQRLTAIGEQANKVRSFMPEVQVWQKARILKKFEDAKVELDSTRVEQELVILAQKTDVAEELDRLDSHISESRKVLKKGGPVGRRLDFMMQEFNREANTLGSKVINSEITAAAVECKVLIEQMREQVQNIE; encoded by the coding sequence ATGATCTACAGTATGACAGCATTTGCGCGCAAACAATTCAAAGGTGATTGGGGCACTGCAGTGTGGGAGATTCGCTCAGTTAACCAGCGTTATTTAGAGAGCTATTTTCGTCTTCCTGAGCAGTTTCGCGGTCTTGAAGTTAACTTAAAAGATATTTTCCGCAAACGAGTACAACGCGGGAAGATCGAATGTAACCTGCGTTTTGAAGCAAGCAGCAGCAATGACAATGCATTAAGCATGAATCAGGAATTAGCCGCGCAAGTGATTCAAAATACGCAGTGGATACTCGATAAAGCCGGCAGCGGCACCTTTAACGCCATTGATGTTCTAAACTGGCCTGGCGTAATGCAGACACCTGAGCAGGATCTGGATGCCGTCACCGTTGAGCTAATGGTAGGTTTTGAACAGACACTTAATGAATTCATTGATGCACGTGCCGCTGAAGGCACCAACCTGGCGGCATTTATAGAGCAGCGTTTAACCGCTATCGGCGAACAGGCAAATAAAGTACGTTCATTTATGCCGGAAGTGCAGGTATGGCAGAAAGCACGTATTCTTAAAAAATTCGAAGATGCCAAGGTGGAATTAGACAGTACGCGTGTTGAACAAGAACTCGTGATACTGGCACAAAAAACCGATGTGGCAGAAGAGCTGGATCGTTTAGATTCACATATTTCAGAAAGCCGTAAGGTCTTAAAAAAAGGTGGCCCAGTAGGGCGTCGTTTGGACTTTATGATGCAGGAATTTAACCGTGAAGCAAATACCCTAGGCTCAAAAGTGATTAACAGTGAAATCACCGCCGCAGCAGTAGAATGCAAAGTATTAATTGAACAAATGCGCGAGCAGGTGCAGAACATAGAATAA
- a CDS encoding YggL 50S ribosome-binding family protein encodes MKIDQNVKRSRRLRKKLYVNEYTIYGFEVSLSFKEIDESVLDPFLDEIVDFVESRNLMIAGGGGLDVFDTFVSSSDRYGSASEEDRLALSNWLKEKSLIKNVEVGELVDANYGL; translated from the coding sequence ATGAAGATTGATCAGAATGTAAAAAGAAGCCGTCGACTTCGTAAAAAGTTATATGTTAACGAATACACAATTTATGGATTTGAAGTGTCATTGAGCTTTAAGGAGATTGATGAAAGTGTTTTAGACCCTTTTCTGGATGAAATTGTCGATTTTGTTGAGTCGAGAAACTTAATGATTGCTGGTGGAGGCGGGCTTGATGTATTTGATACTTTTGTGTCTTCAAGTGATCGATACGGCTCAGCTTCAGAAGAAGATCGTCTTGCTTTATCAAATTGGTTAAAGGAAAAATCACTTATTAAAAACGTTGAGGTGGGTGAGTTAGTTGATGCTAACTATGGCCTCTAA